In Streptomyces chartreusis, the following proteins share a genomic window:
- a CDS encoding DAK2 domain-containing protein: MAQVPQTFFDALAVRTWCGLALESLGRAREEIDAINVYPVADGDTGTNLYLTVESAVAAVEAVFTAYDVGRPTLADAARAMAHGALIGARGNSGTILAQLLRGMAQVLADGETAHTDGSGLRLALRRASDSARQAVAHPVEGTVLSVASAAADAAHGAAGDDCGAVARAAYEGARTALAATPGQLAVLERAGVVDAGGRGLLAVLGALVETFTGEAVPAVAGAHARVAPAAAGNGTPLTEAEDCADVLDAGGPAFEVIYLLEAEDAAVARLRGRLDGLGDSLVIVGGDGLWNVHVHVDDAGAAVEAGVEAGRPYRIRITHFGAGDAHATGEQLPRERVQRAVVAVVPGEGLAGLYGEAGATTVLARPGEPPASGELVQAVRRAHAREVVLLPNDAELRHTAAAAAEQARTEGIRVALIPTRSAVQGIAALAVHEPDRRFDEDVVSMTSAAGATRYAEVAVAERQSWTMAGICQAGDVLGLIDGDVAVIGTDVTATAEGVLDRMLSAGGELVTLVLGDEAPETIAEHLEARVRESYLAVDTVVYRGGRQGAVLLIGVE; the protein is encoded by the coding sequence GTGGCGCAGGTGCCGCAGACATTCTTCGATGCTCTCGCGGTGCGCACCTGGTGCGGCCTCGCGCTGGAGTCGCTCGGTCGCGCCCGCGAGGAGATCGACGCGATCAACGTCTACCCCGTGGCCGACGGGGACACCGGCACCAACCTGTATCTGACCGTGGAGTCGGCGGTCGCCGCGGTGGAGGCCGTGTTCACCGCCTACGACGTGGGCAGGCCCACCCTCGCCGACGCGGCCCGGGCCATGGCGCACGGCGCCCTCATAGGCGCCCGCGGGAACTCCGGCACGATCCTCGCCCAGCTGCTGCGGGGCATGGCCCAGGTGCTCGCCGACGGTGAGACGGCTCACACCGACGGGTCCGGTCTGCGGCTCGCCCTGCGCCGGGCCTCCGACTCCGCCCGCCAGGCCGTGGCCCACCCGGTCGAGGGCACCGTCCTCTCGGTCGCCTCGGCCGCCGCCGACGCGGCCCACGGCGCCGCGGGCGACGACTGCGGCGCCGTCGCGCGGGCGGCCTACGAAGGGGCGCGTACGGCGCTGGCCGCGACGCCCGGACAGCTGGCGGTCCTGGAGCGCGCGGGGGTGGTCGACGCCGGGGGGCGGGGGCTGCTAGCGGTGCTGGGCGCGCTGGTGGAGACGTTCACGGGGGAGGCGGTGCCCGCGGTCGCCGGGGCGCACGCACGCGTGGCACCGGCCGCCGCCGGTAATGGCACCCCGCTCACCGAGGCCGAGGACTGCGCCGACGTCCTGGACGCGGGCGGGCCGGCCTTCGAGGTGATCTACCTCCTGGAGGCCGAGGACGCGGCCGTGGCGCGGCTGCGGGGGCGGCTCGACGGGCTCGGGGACTCCCTCGTGATCGTCGGCGGCGACGGACTGTGGAACGTCCATGTGCACGTCGACGACGCCGGGGCAGCCGTGGAAGCCGGCGTCGAGGCCGGCCGGCCGTACCGGATCCGGATCACCCACTTCGGGGCCGGTGACGCGCACGCCACCGGTGAGCAGCTGCCCCGGGAGCGCGTCCAGCGGGCCGTCGTCGCCGTCGTGCCCGGCGAGGGCCTGGCGGGGCTGTACGGCGAGGCCGGCGCGACCACCGTCCTCGCCCGCCCCGGGGAGCCGCCCGCCAGCGGGGAGCTGGTTCAGGCCGTACGGCGGGCCCACGCGCGCGAGGTCGTGCTGCTGCCCAACGACGCCGAGCTGCGGCACACCGCGGCCGCCGCGGCCGAGCAGGCCCGCACCGAGGGCATCCGCGTGGCGCTGATCCCCACCCGCTCCGCGGTCCAGGGCATCGCGGCACTCGCCGTGCACGAGCCGGACCGCCGCTTCGACGAGGACGTCGTGTCGATGACCTCGGCGGCCGGCGCGACCCGCTACGCCGAGGTCGCCGTCGCCGAACGCCAGTCCTGGACCATGGCCGGCATCTGCCAGGCCGGCGACGTCCTCGGCCTCATCGACGGCGACGTCGCCGTGATCGGCACGGACGTCACCGCCACCGCCGAGGGCGTCCTCGACCGCATGCTCTCCGCGGGCGGCGAACTCGTCACCCTCGTCCTCGGCGACGAGGCGCCCGAGACGATCGCCGAGCACCTCGAAGCACGCGTGCGCGAGTCCTACCTCGCCGTCGACACGGTCGTGTACCGGGGTGGCCGACAGGGAGCCGTGCTGCTCATCGGCGTGGAGTGA
- a CDS encoding cell division initiation protein, translating to MDVQNKLDEIVAAVSGARSMPMSASCVVNRAELLSLLEEVRAALPGSLAQAQELIGDREQMVEQARQEADRIIGQAHAERGSLISDTEVARRSQAEGDRLLAEARKEAEDVRAEADDYVDSKLANFEVVLTKTLGSVGRGREKLLGTGPGLDEQGYEDEDAPERSHDPETLRRTADQYVDAKLGAFEAVLAKTLEAVGRGRQKLHGRIATDDLGALSDDLGTVQHSSDADYLADLAALAEQDTPAAPAGQPPATVPAQPQYDPQPVQPAYGYQQTDTYGGYPQQQVYAQQQDPYGYQQADPYAYQGYDAQQAGYDQQQPQQAAQQSYALDETSLFDTSMITPEQLRAYEQGRGQ from the coding sequence GTGGACGTACAGAACAAGCTCGACGAGATCGTCGCGGCGGTCTCAGGTGCCCGGTCGATGCCGATGTCGGCCTCGTGCGTGGTCAACCGCGCCGAACTGCTCTCCCTGCTGGAAGAGGTCCGCGCGGCCCTGCCCGGCTCCCTCGCTCAGGCCCAGGAGCTGATCGGCGACCGCGAGCAGATGGTCGAGCAGGCCCGTCAGGAGGCCGACCGCATCATCGGCCAGGCGCACGCCGAGCGCGGCTCGCTGATCTCCGACACCGAGGTCGCCCGCCGCTCCCAGGCCGAGGGCGACCGCCTCCTCGCCGAGGCCCGCAAGGAGGCCGAGGACGTCCGCGCGGAGGCCGACGACTACGTCGACTCCAAGCTCGCCAACTTCGAGGTCGTCCTCACCAAGACCCTCGGCTCCGTCGGCCGCGGCCGCGAGAAGCTCCTCGGTACCGGCCCCGGCCTCGACGAGCAGGGCTACGAGGACGAGGACGCCCCCGAGCGCAGCCACGACCCGGAGACCCTGCGCCGCACGGCCGACCAGTACGTCGACGCCAAGCTCGGCGCCTTCGAGGCCGTACTCGCCAAGACCCTGGAGGCCGTCGGCCGCGGCCGGCAGAAGCTGCACGGCCGGATCGCCACCGACGACCTCGGCGCCCTCTCCGACGACCTCGGCACCGTCCAACACTCCAGCGACGCCGACTACCTCGCCGATCTCGCCGCGCTCGCGGAGCAGGACACCCCGGCGGCCCCGGCCGGGCAGCCGCCGGCGACCGTACCGGCACAGCCGCAGTACGACCCGCAGCCCGTGCAGCCGGCGTACGGCTACCAGCAGACGGACACCTACGGCGGCTACCCGCAGCAGCAGGTCTACGCCCAGCAGCAGGACCCGTACGGCTACCAGCAGGCCGACCCCTACGCCTACCAGGGCTACGACGCCCAGCAGGCGGGCTACGACCAGCAGCAGCCCCAGCAGGCCGCCCAGCAGTCGTACGCCCTCGACGAGACCAGCCTCTTCGACACGAGCATGATCACGCCGGAGCAGCTGAGGGCCTACGAGCAGGGGCGCGGCCAGTAA
- the coaD gene encoding pantetheine-phosphate adenylyltransferase → MRRAVCPGSFDPIHNGHLDIISRASRLYDEVYVAVMINKSKKSLFEVDERLDLIREVTAEYGNVRAEAFHGLLVDFCKQRDIPAIVKGLRAVSDFDYELQMAQMNNGLSGVETLFVPTNPTYSFMSSSLVKEVATWGGDVSHLVPPQVLEALNKRLRQG, encoded by the coding sequence GTGCGCCGAGCCGTCTGTCCCGGGTCGTTCGACCCGATCCACAACGGGCACCTCGACATCATTTCCCGCGCGTCCAGGCTGTACGACGAGGTCTACGTCGCTGTCATGATCAACAAGTCCAAGAAGAGCCTGTTCGAGGTGGACGAGCGGCTCGACCTGATCCGCGAGGTCACCGCCGAGTACGGGAACGTACGGGCCGAGGCCTTCCACGGCCTCCTGGTGGACTTCTGCAAGCAGCGCGACATCCCGGCCATCGTCAAGGGCCTGCGCGCGGTCAGCGACTTCGACTACGAGCTGCAGATGGCGCAGATGAACAACGGCCTGTCGGGCGTGGAGACGCTCTTCGTGCCGACCAACCCCACCTACAGCTTCATGTCCTCCTCCCTGGTGAAGGAGGTGGCCACCTGGGGCGGCGACGTCTCGCACCTGGTGCCGCCGCAGGTCCTGGAGGCGCTCAACAAGCGTCTGCGCCAAGGCTGA
- a CDS encoding HSP90 family protein codes for MDSQTSQSSQAPQPPHSPHTFQVDLRGLVDLLSHHLYSSPKVYLRELLQNAVDAVTARRAEEPGAPAVVRLYAESGELRVEDSGIGLTEADVHDLLATIGRSSKRAEGLQEARSDFLGQFGIGLLACFVVAERIRVVSRSARTPDAPPVEWTAADDGSYTVRTLPDDARPEPGTTVHLVARAGAAEWLAEDRVLALARDFGSLLPYDVRVGGEAVTDLPAPWDRSYPSPANRRVALARHCQDLFGFTPLDSIELNVPLAGIRGVAYVLPAAVSPARRAGHRVHLKGMLLTERAEQLLPDWAFFVRCVLDTDSLRPTASREALYEDETLAAVREALGERIRSWLTGLAAGDPERLAAFLSVHHLGVKSLARHDREMLRTMLPWLPFETSDGRLSLEEFAQRHAVVHFTRTVEEYRQVAPIASAQGVGVINGGYTYDSELIEALPSVRPGTVVAELDADTVTAHLDAVDPAEELALSGFLAAARAKLDPLGCDVVLRAFHPLSVPALHLDDRAARHEQARAEAQEQADDLWAGILGSLRGSAPRARLVLNHLNPLIRRIASLGDAELIGTATESLYGQALLMAQRPLRPADSALLNRAFIGLLEWATNGEEGR; via the coding sequence ATGGACTCCCAGACCTCACAGTCATCCCAGGCCCCTCAGCCGCCCCACTCTCCTCATACGTTCCAGGTCGACCTGCGCGGTCTGGTGGACCTGCTCTCCCACCACCTCTACTCAAGTCCCAAGGTCTATCTGCGCGAGCTCCTGCAGAACGCCGTCGACGCCGTCACGGCCAGACGTGCCGAGGAGCCCGGCGCGCCCGCCGTGGTGCGGCTGTACGCCGAGTCGGGCGAGCTGCGGGTCGAGGACTCCGGGATCGGGCTGACCGAGGCGGACGTGCACGACCTCCTCGCCACGATCGGTCGCAGCTCCAAGCGCGCGGAGGGGCTTCAGGAGGCCCGGTCCGACTTCCTGGGGCAGTTCGGCATCGGTCTGCTGGCCTGTTTCGTGGTCGCCGAGCGGATCCGGGTGGTCAGCCGCAGCGCCCGCACTCCGGACGCGCCGCCGGTGGAGTGGACGGCGGCGGACGACGGTTCGTACACCGTGCGGACCCTGCCGGACGACGCCCGGCCCGAACCCGGCACCACCGTGCACCTCGTGGCGCGCGCCGGTGCCGCCGAGTGGCTGGCCGAGGACCGGGTCCTGGCGCTGGCCCGGGACTTCGGCTCGCTGCTGCCGTACGACGTCCGGGTCGGCGGCGAGGCGGTCACCGACCTGCCGGCGCCCTGGGACCGTTCGTACCCCTCCCCCGCCAACCGCCGGGTGGCGCTGGCCCGGCACTGTCAGGACCTGTTCGGCTTCACCCCGCTGGACTCGATCGAGCTGAACGTGCCGCTCGCCGGGATCCGCGGGGTGGCGTACGTCCTGCCGGCCGCGGTCAGCCCGGCCCGGCGGGCGGGTCATCGCGTCCACCTCAAGGGGATGCTGCTGACGGAGCGGGCCGAACAGCTGCTGCCCGACTGGGCGTTCTTCGTGCGCTGTGTGCTCGACACGGACAGCCTGAGGCCCACGGCGTCGCGCGAGGCGCTGTACGAGGACGAGACGCTGGCGGCCGTACGGGAGGCGCTGGGGGAAAGGATTCGGTCCTGGCTGACGGGCCTGGCGGCGGGTGATCCGGAGCGGCTGGCGGCGTTCCTGTCCGTGCACCACCTGGGCGTGAAGTCCCTGGCGCGGCATGACCGGGAGATGCTGCGCACGATGCTGCCGTGGCTGCCGTTCGAGACGTCCGACGGGCGGCTGTCCCTGGAGGAGTTCGCGCAGCGGCACGCGGTGGTGCACTTCACGCGGACCGTGGAGGAGTACCGGCAGGTCGCGCCGATCGCCTCCGCGCAGGGCGTCGGGGTGATCAACGGCGGCTACACGTACGACAGCGAGCTGATCGAGGCGCTGCCGTCGGTGCGGCCGGGGACGGTCGTCGCGGAGCTGGACGCGGACACCGTGACCGCCCATCTGGACGCGGTCGACCCGGCCGAGGAGCTGGCCCTGTCGGGCTTCCTGGCGGCCGCGCGGGCGAAGCTGGACCCGCTGGGCTGTGACGTCGTCCTGCGGGCCTTCCATCCGCTGTCCGTGCCCGCGCTGCACCTGGACGACCGGGCCGCCCGGCACGAGCAGGCGCGGGCCGAGGCTCAGGAGCAGGCCGACGACCTGTGGGCGGGCATCCTCGGTTCGCTGCGCGGCAGCGCCCCACGCGCGCGTCTCGTGCTTAACCATCTCAACCCGCTGATCCGGCGGATCGCCTCGCTGGGCGACGCGGAGCTGATCGGCACCGCGACGGAGTCCCTGTACGGGCAGGCCCTGCTGATGGCGCAGCGCCCGCTCAGGCCCGCCGACTCGGCTCTGCTGAACCGGGCCTTCATCGGTCTGCTGGAGTGGGCCACGAACGGCGAGGAAGGCCGCTGA
- the recG gene encoding ATP-dependent DNA helicase RecG: MDLVPALEEPLKKVLGPPTAKVMAEHLGLHTVGDLLHHYPRRYEERGQLTHLADLPMDEHVTVVAMVADARLHTFASSKAPRGKGQRLEVTITDGSGRLQLVFFGNGVHKPHKELLPGTRAMFAGKVSVFNRRLQLAHPAYELLRGDSEETVETWAGALIPIYPATAKLESWKIGKAIQTVLPSAQEAVDPLPDTLREGRGMVALPEALLKIHRPHTKADIEGARSRLKWDEAFVLQVALARRRFADAQLPAVARRPAPDGLLTAFDARLPFTLTEGQQKVSKEIFDDLATEHPMHRLLQGEVGSGKTMVALRAMLAVVDAGGQAAMLAPTEVLAQQHHRSIVEMMGELAEGGMLGGAEQATKVVLLTGSMGAAARRQALLDLVTGEAGIVIGTHALIEDKVQFHDLGLVVVDEQHRFGVEQRDALRGKGKQPPHLLVMTATPIPRTVAMTVFGDLETSVLDQLPAGRSPIASHVVPAADKPHFLARTWERVREEVGNGHQAYVVCPRIGDEEDDPKKAGKKKSPEDEAEKRPPLAVLDVADHLAKGPLQGLKVEVLHGRMHPDDKDAVMRRFAAGETDVLVATTVIEVGVNVPNATAMVIMDADRFGVSQLHQLRGRVGRGSAAGLCLLVTEMPEASAARQRLNAVAATLDGFELSRIDLEQRREGDVLGQAQSGARTSLRMLAVIEDEEIIAEAREEAMTVVEADPELTNLPGLRTALDALLDEEREQYLEKG, encoded by the coding sequence ATGGATCTCGTGCCCGCACTGGAAGAACCACTGAAGAAGGTGCTCGGCCCTCCCACCGCGAAGGTGATGGCCGAGCATCTCGGCCTGCACACCGTGGGCGACCTGCTGCACCACTATCCGCGCAGATACGAGGAGCGCGGCCAGCTCACCCACCTCGCCGACCTCCCGATGGACGAGCACGTCACCGTGGTCGCCATGGTCGCCGACGCGCGCCTGCACACCTTCGCCTCCAGCAAGGCCCCCCGGGGCAAGGGCCAGCGCCTCGAAGTCACGATCACCGACGGCAGCGGCCGCCTCCAACTGGTCTTCTTCGGCAACGGCGTTCACAAGCCCCACAAGGAGCTTCTGCCGGGCACCCGCGCGATGTTCGCGGGCAAGGTCTCCGTCTTCAACCGCCGCCTCCAACTGGCACACCCGGCCTACGAGTTGCTGCGCGGGGACTCGGAGGAGACCGTCGAGACCTGGGCCGGCGCCCTGATCCCGATCTACCCCGCCACCGCCAAGCTGGAGTCCTGGAAGATCGGCAAGGCGATCCAGACGGTCCTGCCCAGCGCCCAGGAAGCCGTCGACCCGCTCCCCGACACCCTCCGCGAGGGCCGCGGCATGGTCGCGCTCCCCGAGGCACTGCTGAAGATCCACCGCCCGCACACCAAGGCCGACATCGAGGGCGCCCGCTCCCGCCTCAAGTGGGACGAGGCCTTCGTCCTCCAGGTCGCCCTGGCCCGCCGCCGCTTCGCCGACGCCCAACTCCCCGCGGTCGCCCGCCGCCCCGCCCCGGACGGCCTCCTCACCGCCTTCGACGCCCGCCTCCCCTTCACCCTCACCGAGGGCCAGCAGAAGGTCTCCAAGGAGATCTTCGACGACCTCGCCACCGAGCATCCGATGCACCGGCTGCTCCAGGGAGAGGTCGGATCCGGGAAGACGATGGTGGCCCTGCGCGCCATGCTCGCCGTCGTCGACGCGGGTGGGCAGGCCGCCATGCTCGCGCCCACCGAGGTGCTGGCCCAGCAGCATCACCGGTCGATCGTCGAGATGATGGGCGAGCTCGCCGAGGGCGGGATGCTGGGCGGTGCCGAGCAGGCCACCAAGGTGGTGCTGCTGACCGGTTCCATGGGCGCGGCCGCCCGGCGGCAGGCGTTGCTCGATCTCGTCACCGGCGAGGCCGGCATCGTCATCGGCACACACGCGCTGATCGAGGACAAGGTGCAGTTCCACGACCTCGGCCTGGTCGTCGTCGACGAACAGCACCGGTTCGGCGTGGAGCAGCGCGACGCCCTGCGCGGCAAGGGAAAACAGCCGCCCCATCTGCTCGTCATGACGGCGACGCCCATTCCGCGCACGGTCGCGATGACGGTCTTCGGCGACCTGGAGACCTCGGTCCTCGACCAGCTCCCGGCCGGCCGCTCGCCCATCGCCTCCCATGTCGTCCCGGCCGCCGACAAGCCCCACTTCCTGGCCCGCACCTGGGAGCGCGTGCGCGAGGAGGTCGGCAACGGCCATCAGGCGTACGTCGTCTGCCCCCGCATCGGCGACGAGGAGGACGACCCGAAGAAGGCCGGCAAGAAGAAGTCCCCCGAGGACGAGGCCGAGAAGCGCCCGCCGCTCGCCGTGCTCGACGTGGCGGACCACCTCGCCAAGGGACCGCTCCAGGGACTGAAGGTCGAGGTCCTGCACGGCCGGATGCACCCCGACGACAAGGACGCCGTCATGCGCCGCTTCGCCGCCGGCGAGACGGACGTACTGGTCGCCACGACCGTCATCGAGGTCGGTGTGAACGTCCCCAACGCCACCGCGATGGTGATCATGGACGCCGACCGCTTCGGAGTCTCCCAGCTCCACCAGCTGCGCGGCCGCGTCGGCCGTGGCTCGGCGGCGGGCCTGTGCCTGCTGGTCACCGAGATGCCGGAGGCGAGCGCGGCCCGCCAGCGGCTCAACGCCGTCGCCGCCACCCTCGACGGCTTCGAGCTCTCCCGCATCGACCTCGAACAGCGCCGCGAGGGCGACGTCCTCGGCCAGGCCCAGTCCGGCGCCCGCACCAGCCTGCGGATGCTGGCGGTCATCGAGGACGAGGAGATCATCGCGGAGGCGAGGGAGGAGGCGATGACGGTGGTGGAGGCCGATCCGGAGCTGACCAATCTCCCTGGTCTACGGACAGCCCTGGACGCCCTCTTGGACGAGGAGAGAGAGCAGTACTTGGAAAAGGGGTGA
- a CDS encoding tetratricopeptide repeat protein gives MSEITDFDSLRRAMAENGEEPEGPARNARAEQLLAEAEKLKIPLAVIEALGHQMKVYNYSSEKGKMFVPFARLLRMWDERPEDFDEYETHSLHWVFKWMSSGMLDQPHVPLASIEKWLGEMGHRYRLAGHSERAVRGAEFSVAAHVGDVARAERAYGAWLAADRDAMADCHACELHGQGWWQAERGRDVEAIRLWGPVLEGEFTCAHEPHTVLASSLTPLLRLGRVDEARANHLRGFRLVRAMESMRGAYADHVEFCVLTGNEARGLELLAERPAYFTDDGHPRSRLEFMTVVALLMGRLSALGLGERRVPGPAGRTWTAGELAVHAREEALALAARFDERNGTAHVSERARARMDQEPLVERLPLGVRTTARPAPAVPAPVAAGSPDDSRPDLPALIAEARRLSDTLQPDAVEAWAAVSRAAEGVGLDARDRAEIADHRAMDLGPEGIALFEEAAGLYAEAGDPGEALAARARGAYVRALTGEVSEARTIIAGLYDRVLALYADDGTGVRQTAAVLMSRARILMRRVHEAEGGLPEVLAADAEAAAREVLALVGGQPGDDVRLASRIAEAQAMLAELAALAGDVEGAAELFARASAAFVGAGLPWFAVEYEARLAGLAHHLGEMAEAERALRAALEHGGPQLEATGRAQLHLQLAEVLGDRGLSEEAAEHALEAAHWADEAGESRTLGAWARHQLGGFLLRQGRFAEAAEVLESALPDLSAETHGDGAVVQTQWWLGDSLSELGEHRAAAERRLQAAEIARHWPEQHDHATLAHLAAESLGHAGLHAEADRAYARAGALWRSVGNVHGLVRSLRARAWLALGEDDREDTASELMASAVEECRAALDEAEDEESRERLVAELGHTHRQFSDLLARSAAEDAEDESIRDMLEGALTQVSLAVEVFAPLGDDVLHSRTGAELAAGWLEADLGRPAAAAARARAVLAAYAGAGEDDGTVLERRQEAEQMLQVVREQDGA, from the coding sequence ATGAGCGAGATCACCGACTTCGACTCGCTGCGCCGGGCCATGGCGGAGAACGGCGAGGAACCGGAGGGTCCGGCCCGCAACGCGCGCGCGGAGCAGCTGCTCGCCGAGGCGGAGAAGCTGAAGATCCCGCTGGCCGTGATCGAGGCGCTCGGGCATCAGATGAAGGTCTACAACTACAGCTCCGAGAAGGGGAAGATGTTCGTCCCCTTCGCGCGGCTGCTGCGCATGTGGGACGAGCGGCCCGAGGACTTCGACGAGTACGAGACGCATTCGCTGCACTGGGTCTTCAAGTGGATGTCGTCCGGCATGCTCGACCAGCCGCACGTCCCGCTGGCCTCCATCGAGAAGTGGCTCGGCGAGATGGGGCACCGCTACCGGCTCGCCGGGCACTCCGAACGAGCGGTGCGCGGCGCCGAGTTCAGCGTGGCCGCGCATGTGGGTGACGTGGCGCGGGCGGAGCGGGCGTACGGCGCCTGGCTGGCCGCGGACCGGGACGCCATGGCCGACTGCCACGCGTGCGAGCTGCACGGGCAGGGGTGGTGGCAGGCCGAGCGGGGCCGGGACGTCGAGGCGATCCGGCTGTGGGGTCCGGTGCTGGAGGGCGAGTTCACCTGCGCCCACGAGCCGCACACGGTCCTCGCGTCGTCCCTGACGCCGCTGCTGCGCCTGGGCCGCGTGGACGAGGCCCGCGCCAACCATCTGCGCGGCTTCCGGCTCGTGCGGGCCATGGAGAGCATGCGCGGGGCGTACGCGGACCACGTGGAGTTCTGCGTGCTGACCGGCAACGAGGCGCGCGGCCTGGAGCTGCTCGCGGAGCGGCCGGCGTACTTCACGGACGACGGGCATCCGCGCAGCAGGCTGGAGTTCATGACGGTGGTGGCCCTGCTGATGGGCCGCCTGAGCGCGCTCGGTCTTGGCGAGCGGCGGGTGCCCGGTCCGGCGGGGCGCACCTGGACCGCCGGCGAACTCGCCGTGCACGCGCGCGAGGAGGCGCTCGCGCTGGCCGCCCGCTTCGACGAACGCAACGGCACGGCCCACGTGAGCGAACGGGCACGCGCGCGCATGGATCAGGAGCCCCTGGTGGAGCGGCTGCCCCTCGGAGTGCGTACGACGGCCCGGCCGGCGCCGGCCGTGCCCGCGCCGGTCGCGGCCGGCTCCCCCGACGACTCCCGGCCCGACCTGCCGGCGCTGATCGCCGAGGCACGGCGGCTGTCGGACACCCTTCAGCCCGACGCCGTCGAGGCGTGGGCGGCCGTCTCGCGGGCCGCCGAGGGCGTCGGGCTGGACGCCCGCGACCGCGCGGAGATCGCCGACCACCGTGCGATGGACCTGGGCCCGGAGGGCATCGCCCTGTTCGAGGAGGCCGCCGGGCTGTACGCGGAGGCGGGCGACCCCGGGGAGGCGCTGGCGGCACGCGCGCGTGGAGCGTACGTACGGGCCCTCACGGGCGAGGTGTCCGAGGCCCGCACGATCATCGCCGGTCTCTACGACCGGGTGCTCGCGCTGTACGCCGACGACGGCACGGGCGTGCGTCAGACGGCGGCCGTGCTGATGAGCCGGGCGCGGATCCTGATGCGGCGGGTGCACGAGGCGGAGGGCGGGCTGCCGGAGGTCCTCGCGGCCGACGCCGAGGCGGCCGCCCGTGAGGTGCTGGCGCTCGTCGGCGGGCAGCCCGGGGACGACGTACGGCTCGCCTCGCGGATCGCGGAGGCGCAGGCCATGCTCGCGGAGCTGGCGGCGCTCGCGGGGGACGTGGAGGGGGCCGCGGAGCTGTTCGCGCGGGCCTCCGCGGCGTTCGTCGGGGCGGGGCTGCCGTGGTTCGCGGTGGAGTACGAGGCCCGGCTGGCCGGGCTCGCGCACCATCTCGGCGAGATGGCGGAGGCCGAGCGGGCGCTGCGGGCGGCCCTGGAGCACGGCGGGCCGCAGCTGGAGGCCACGGGCCGGGCCCAGCTGCATCTCCAGCTGGCCGAGGTGCTCGGCGACCGGGGACTGTCCGAGGAGGCCGCGGAGCACGCCCTGGAGGCGGCGCACTGGGCCGACGAGGCGGGCGAGAGCCGCACGCTCGGCGCCTGGGCGAGGCATCAGCTGGGCGGGTTCCTGCTGCGGCAGGGACGATTCGCCGAGGCCGCCGAGGTGCTGGAGTCGGCGCTGCCTGACCTGTCCGCCGAGACGCACGGCGACGGGGCCGTCGTCCAGACGCAGTGGTGGCTCGGCGACAGTCTGAGCGAGCTGGGCGAGCACCGGGCGGCGGCCGAACGCCGGCTGCAGGCCGCCGAGATCGCCCGGCACTGGCCCGAGCAGCACGACCACGCCACGCTCGCGCACCTCGCCGCCGAGTCCCTCGGCCATGCGGGCCTGCACGCGGAGGCGGACCGGGCGTACGCGCGCGCGGGCGCGCTGTGGCGTTCCGTCGGCAACGTGCACGGCCTGGTCCGCTCGCTGCGTGCACGCGCGTGGCTGGCGCTCGGCGAGGACGACCGGGAGGACACCGCGTCCGAGCTGATGGCGAGCGCGGTCGAGGAGTGCCGGGCGGCGCTGGACGAGGCCGAGGACGAGGAGTCGCGCGAGCGTCTCGTCGCCGAACTCGGCCACACCCACCGCCAGTTCAGCGACCTGCTGGCGCGTTCGGCCGCGGAGGACGCCGAGGACGAGTCGATCCGGGACATGCTGGAGGGGGCCCTGACCCAGGTGTCGCTGGCCGTCGAGGTGTTCGCGCCGCTCGGCGACGACGTCCTGCACAGCCGTACCGGCGCGGAGCTCGCCGCGGGCTGGCTGGAGGCCGACCTGGGCCGCCCGGCCGCGGCGGCGGCACGCGCGCGTGCGGTGCTGGCGGCGTACGCGGGTGCCGGCGAGGACGACGGGACGGTGCTGGAGCGGCGGCAGGAGGCCGAGCAGATGCTTCAGGTGGTGCGGGAGCAGGACGGGGCGTAG
- the rsmD gene encoding 16S rRNA (guanine(966)-N(2))-methyltransferase RsmD has product MTRVIAGAAGGRRLAVPPGTGTRPTSDRAREGLFSTWQSLLAGPLDGERVLDLYAGSGAVGLEALSRGASHTLLVEADVRAARIVRENVKNLGLPGAEVRSGKAEQIIQTPAPAEPYDIVFLDPPYRVTDHDLREILLTLRSGGWLAPEALVTVERSTRGGEFRWPDGFEALRARRYGEGTFWYGRAAMGDNASTCEDAR; this is encoded by the coding sequence ATGACCCGCGTGATCGCCGGCGCAGCAGGCGGACGTCGCCTCGCAGTCCCGCCAGGTACCGGCACCCGCCCCACTTCCGACCGCGCACGCGAGGGCCTCTTCTCCACCTGGCAGTCCCTCCTCGCAGGCCCTCTGGACGGCGAACGAGTCCTCGATCTATACGCGGGATCGGGCGCCGTGGGCCTGGAGGCACTCTCCCGCGGCGCGAGCCACACGCTCCTCGTCGAAGCCGACGTGCGAGCGGCCCGCATCGTCCGCGAGAACGTCAAGAATCTCGGCCTCCCCGGCGCCGAAGTGAGATCGGGCAAAGCGGAACAGATCATCCAGACCCCGGCGCCCGCCGAGCCGTACGACATCGTCTTCCTCGACCCGCCGTACCGAGTCACAGATCACGATCTTCGCGAGATTCTGCTCACACTCCGCTCAGGGGGCTGGCTAGCGCCGGAGGCGCTCGTCACCGTGGAGCGAAGCACCAGAGGCGGAGAATTCCGGTGGCCGGACGGATTCGAGGCGCTCCGGGCCCGTCGTTACGGCGAGGGAACGTTTTGGTACGGTCGCGCCGCCATGGGCGACAACGCCTCTACGTGCGAAGACGCACGATGA